From Acidihalobacter aeolianus, a single genomic window includes:
- a CDS encoding putative bifunctional diguanylate cyclase/phosphodiesterase produces the protein MNPPVGVDTAPDVDSTTDVGQRVTADPAAMAAMAAGLPGSWLILFGFAAALIGAELIAPFVFITLTGYLPDAVYVTTAVATTLVGLPLLYFFVRLGVRARAEAARANQTERYLLRLTRYDRAISAINQLIARRTDLDTLWRDTCKLLVDEMRMGVACIGLWRPEAGELHVQAVSGDVPPGMAPGARLVGGWAVDLARRALDEPGAAKPSGSASAPPDAAFTLCRGREGVAVLMVRLPPSYLDDPRFLDLFEGIRHDIAYAMENAERDLSLELNRRAVQSSADAIVVLDRRWRIVSSNPAFDRISGSLPGALLGQRAYLLLPASRRRTTLRSMTRALQAHGRWRGETWLSVNDGEVRPLAGSVASVTGDASAEAYYVAVFQDVGEQRELERQVRHLAYHDALTGLANRHRVDEYLRGLFARGTRIGLLFIDIDHFKRINDAQGHSIGDRLLQAVARRLQGLAHHGELVARIGGDEFAVITYDTERGAVGSLGERLVEVLGSRPYAADGAEIRVTASVAATLFPDDGDCIEVLRQNVDRALRHAKTGGRNRCVVFEGWMRERAEQQLSIERDLRAALVAQDQLEMHYQPVLACDDGRLLGAEALIRWRHPTLGLLVADQFMPTAEAVGMMREVDNWVLDAVLRQIHEWERLGLETGWIAINLSAAHCSDQTYPARVASAIERSGLRNRARLSFEILENVLLDDSPAQHQVLAALRRHGHRLILDDWGRGYARLHYLSQVGVDAVKIDKSFVQQLPGDARSLAAVKTVLQLGRELGIDVIAEGVENAAQRDCLRELGCPGLQGYFVATVMHAGDLAEWLADAYPRSRDGVV, from the coding sequence GTGAATCCGCCGGTGGGGGTCGACACCGCGCCCGATGTCGATTCGACAACGGACGTTGGCCAGCGGGTTACGGCAGATCCGGCCGCCATGGCCGCCATGGCCGCCGGGTTGCCGGGAAGCTGGCTGATCCTGTTCGGCTTCGCGGCGGCCCTGATCGGCGCCGAGCTGATCGCACCGTTCGTCTTCATTACCCTGACCGGCTATCTGCCGGATGCCGTCTACGTCACCACGGCGGTAGCTACCACGCTGGTCGGGTTGCCGCTGCTGTATTTCTTCGTGCGTCTCGGGGTGCGCGCACGCGCCGAGGCGGCGCGCGCCAACCAGACCGAGCGGTACCTGCTCAGATTGACGCGATATGATCGCGCGATCAGTGCGATCAACCAGCTCATCGCCCGGCGCACCGACCTCGATACGCTGTGGCGGGATACCTGCAAGCTGCTGGTCGATGAAATGCGCATGGGCGTCGCCTGTATCGGTCTGTGGCGTCCGGAAGCGGGCGAGTTGCACGTGCAGGCCGTCAGCGGGGACGTGCCGCCCGGCATGGCCCCGGGTGCCCGGCTGGTCGGCGGTTGGGCCGTCGATCTGGCGCGCCGCGCCCTGGACGAGCCCGGCGCCGCGAAGCCGTCGGGGTCCGCCAGTGCGCCGCCGGATGCGGCGTTCACGCTGTGCCGCGGCCGTGAAGGCGTCGCCGTTTTGATGGTACGGTTGCCGCCGAGCTACCTCGACGATCCGCGGTTTCTCGATCTGTTCGAAGGCATACGCCACGACATCGCCTATGCGATGGAGAATGCGGAGCGCGATCTGAGTCTGGAACTGAATCGGCGTGCGGTACAAAGTTCGGCGGACGCCATCGTGGTGCTCGACCGGCGCTGGCGCATCGTGTCTTCCAACCCCGCCTTCGATCGCATCTCGGGCTCGCTTCCCGGGGCCCTGCTGGGACAGCGAGCCTACTTATTGCTGCCCGCTTCGCGACGCCGCACCACCCTGCGTTCGATGACACGCGCTTTGCAGGCTCATGGTCGCTGGCGTGGGGAAACCTGGCTGAGCGTCAACGACGGAGAAGTGCGTCCGCTGGCCGGATCGGTCGCCAGCGTGACCGGCGATGCGTCGGCCGAGGCGTACTACGTCGCCGTATTCCAGGACGTTGGCGAGCAGCGCGAACTCGAGCGCCAGGTCAGGCACCTTGCATACCACGACGCCTTGACCGGGTTGGCCAACCGGCACCGTGTCGACGAATACCTCCGTGGCCTGTTTGCGCGCGGAACCCGGATCGGCTTGTTGTTCATCGATATCGATCATTTCAAACGCATCAACGATGCTCAGGGACACAGCATCGGCGACCGCCTCTTACAAGCTGTCGCGAGGCGTCTTCAGGGGCTGGCACACCACGGCGAACTGGTTGCGCGCATCGGCGGCGACGAATTTGCGGTGATCACCTACGATACGGAGCGTGGCGCGGTAGGCAGCCTGGGCGAACGGCTCGTCGAGGTGCTGGGCAGCCGACCCTATGCGGCCGACGGCGCCGAGATTCGGGTGACCGCGAGCGTTGCCGCGACGCTGTTCCCGGACGACGGCGACTGTATCGAGGTGCTGCGGCAGAACGTGGACCGTGCGCTGCGTCATGCCAAGACAGGTGGGCGCAATCGCTGCGTGGTATTCGAGGGCTGGATGCGCGAACGCGCCGAACAGCAATTGAGCATCGAACGCGATCTGCGCGCGGCGCTGGTCGCGCAGGATCAGTTGGAGATGCATTACCAGCCGGTGCTGGCCTGCGATGACGGCCGTCTGTTGGGTGCGGAAGCCCTGATCCGCTGGCGCCACCCCACACTCGGCCTGCTCGTCGCCGACCAGTTCATGCCGACCGCGGAGGCGGTGGGCATGATGCGGGAAGTTGATAACTGGGTGCTCGATGCCGTGCTGCGCCAGATCCATGAATGGGAACGCCTGGGACTGGAAACAGGTTGGATCGCGATCAATCTATCCGCCGCGCACTGCTCGGATCAGACCTATCCAGCACGTGTCGCATCCGCGATCGAGCGCAGCGGTTTGCGCAACCGTGCACGCCTGTCCTTCGAGATTCTGGAAAACGTGCTGCTCGACGATTCGCCGGCGCAGCATCAGGTGCTTGCCGCGCTGCGCCGACACGGACACCGCCTGATCCTGGACGACTGGGGGCGTGGTTATGCGCGCCTGCACTATCTGAGTCAGGTCGGCGTGGATGCGGTCAAGATCGACAAGAGTTTCGTACAGCAGCTACCCGGTGATGCGCGCAGTTTGGCGGCCGTCAAGACAGTGCTTCAGCTAGGACGGGAACTCGGCATCGACGTGATCGCCGAGGGCGTGGAAAACGCAGCCCAGCGCGATTGTCTGCGCGAACTCGGTTGTCCCGGTTTGCAGGGTTATTTCGTGGCTACGGTCATGCACGCTGGCGATCTGGCCGAATGGCTTGCCGACGCCTACCCGAGGAGCCGTGACGGTGTGGTCTAG
- the lipA gene encoding lipoyl synthase codes for MTDIARQGPARGHKQRGAEKMARIPVKIAPTERPPRKPEWIRVKVPGGPQVERLKRILRENALHTVCEEAACPNLGECFGHGTATFMIMGDICTRRCPFCDVAHGRPNPLDAEEPEHLAQTIRAMGLSYVVITSVDRDDLRDGGAGHFAACIAQARALNPMLRIEVLVPDFRGRLEVALEALAAAPPDVFNHNLETVPRLYRQARPGADYQWSLTLIERFKALHPEVPTKSGLMLGLGETREEVEAVMRDLRAHGADMLTLGQYLQPSRHHLPVERFVPPAEFEALREVGEAMGFTHVASGPLVRSSYHADQQASGVL; via the coding sequence ATGACGGATATCGCCAGACAGGGCCCGGCGCGCGGCCACAAGCAGCGCGGCGCCGAGAAAATGGCCCGCATCCCGGTCAAGATCGCCCCCACCGAGCGCCCGCCGCGCAAGCCCGAGTGGATCCGCGTCAAGGTGCCCGGCGGCCCGCAGGTGGAGCGCCTCAAGCGCATCCTGCGCGAGAACGCGCTGCATACCGTGTGCGAGGAGGCTGCCTGCCCGAACCTGGGCGAGTGTTTCGGCCACGGCACCGCAACCTTCATGATCATGGGCGACATCTGCACCCGCCGCTGCCCGTTCTGCGACGTGGCGCACGGCCGTCCAAATCCGCTGGATGCGGAGGAGCCCGAGCATCTGGCGCAGACCATCCGCGCCATGGGCTTGTCCTACGTGGTGATCACCTCGGTCGACCGCGACGACCTGCGCGACGGCGGGGCCGGGCATTTTGCCGCCTGCATCGCGCAGGCGCGCGCGCTCAACCCGATGCTGCGCATCGAGGTGCTGGTGCCGGATTTCCGCGGTCGCCTGGAGGTCGCCCTGGAGGCGCTCGCCGCGGCGCCGCCCGATGTGTTCAATCACAATCTCGAAACCGTGCCTCGGCTCTACCGCCAGGCACGCCCGGGCGCCGACTACCAGTGGTCGCTGACCCTGATCGAGCGCTTCAAGGCGCTGCACCCCGAGGTGCCGACCAAATCCGGCCTGATGCTCGGCCTCGGCGAGACCCGCGAGGAGGTGGAGGCCGTGATGCGCGATCTGCGTGCGCACGGTGCCGACATGCTGACGCTGGGCCAGTACCTGCAGCCCTCACGCCATCATCTCCCGGTCGAGCGCTTCGTGCCGCCAGCCGAGTTCGAAGCCCTGCGCGAGGTCGGCGAAGCGATGGGCTTCACGCATGTGGCAAGCGGCCCGCTGGTACGTTCCTCCTACCATGCCGATCAGCAGGCCAGCGGCGTGCTTTGA
- a CDS encoding glycosyltransferase family 39 protein — MSRRFLNLDAPQATALLLGLITLLHLAAGARVGLSGDASHYALYGAKLAWSYFDHPPMIGWLQATVEPFSTANLALRLWPIALGTLSGAALYRLARRLYPERTPWLGFVAVAVMQSAVILSLMGISMLPDDPLLLFFLLAAGALHRTLIEDEPRAWLWVGLWFGLAGLSKYTAVALVFSAIWLVISERRWAHLRTRWPWLGILIALVAILPVLGWNAAHDWVSFRYQILHVSDPDRHWQLMHFVKSQLIQFFSYSPGIYLFGLIALVHALRRRDDPRNRLLLAMTVPVFVIIDGSSGTTVSLPHWTAVAWAVLSIGIAAWLLDHWRRRTVRIGVAASGAYSVLLIGVLLSELIHPWIPFKANAYPLADLYGWRRAATQAETLRAQMAATPGPRPMLYAGNWSYASHIAWYAYPQPVQITDRKMHQMTLWYGNAADGGRGILVVPQQFHSHVPAWTAKFARCAPAGDLPIPLEGKVATTYYFYRCEGYHG; from the coding sequence TTGTCTCGCCGATTCCTCAATCTAGACGCTCCGCAGGCCACCGCGCTGCTGCTCGGCCTGATCACCCTGCTGCATCTGGCCGCCGGCGCTCGTGTGGGGCTGAGCGGCGACGCTTCGCACTATGCCCTCTACGGCGCCAAACTCGCCTGGAGCTACTTCGACCACCCGCCGATGATCGGCTGGCTGCAGGCGACCGTCGAACCCTTCTCGACGGCCAACCTGGCTCTGCGGCTGTGGCCGATCGCCCTCGGCACGCTCAGCGGCGCGGCACTCTACCGCCTCGCCCGCCGTCTCTACCCCGAGCGCACGCCCTGGCTCGGCTTCGTCGCCGTGGCGGTGATGCAGTCGGCCGTAATCCTGTCGCTGATGGGCATCTCGATGCTGCCCGACGACCCGCTGCTGCTCTTCTTCCTGCTCGCCGCCGGCGCGCTTCATCGCACGCTGATCGAGGACGAGCCGCGTGCCTGGCTGTGGGTCGGCCTGTGGTTCGGGCTCGCCGGCCTGTCCAAATACACCGCCGTCGCGCTGGTGTTCAGCGCGATCTGGCTCGTGATCTCGGAACGTCGCTGGGCGCATCTGCGCACGCGCTGGCCCTGGCTCGGCATCCTGATCGCCCTAGTGGCGATCCTGCCGGTGCTGGGCTGGAACGCCGCGCACGACTGGGTGTCCTTCCGCTACCAGATCCTGCATGTCAGCGACCCCGACCGGCACTGGCAGCTGATGCACTTCGTCAAGTCGCAGCTGATCCAGTTCTTTTCCTACTCCCCCGGAATCTACCTTTTCGGTCTGATCGCCCTGGTGCACGCGTTACGCCGTCGCGACGACCCACGCAACCGCCTGCTGCTGGCGATGACCGTGCCGGTGTTCGTCATCATCGACGGCTCTTCCGGCACCACGGTCTCACTGCCGCACTGGACCGCCGTGGCCTGGGCGGTGCTCAGCATCGGCATCGCCGCCTGGCTGCTCGACCACTGGCGACGGCGCACGGTACGCATCGGCGTCGCCGCCTCGGGGGCCTATTCCGTGCTGCTGATCGGCGTGCTGCTGAGCGAGCTGATCCATCCCTGGATACCGTTCAAGGCCAACGCCTACCCCTTGGCCGACCTCTACGGTTGGCGCCGCGCCGCCACGCAGGCCGAGACATTGCGTGCGCAGATGGCCGCGACACCCGGCCCGCGCCCCATGCTCTATGCCGGAAACTGGTCCTACGCCAGCCACATCGCCTGGTATGCCTATCCGCAGCCGGTGCAGATCACCGACCGCAAGATGCACCAGATGACCCTGTGGTACGGCAACGCCGCCGACGGCGGGCGCGGCATCCTGGTGGTGCCGCAGCAGTTCCACAGCCATGTCCCCGCCTGGACCGCCAAGTTCGCCCGCTGCGCGCCGGCTGGCGACCTGCCGATCCCGCTGGAGGGAAAGGTGGCGACGACCTACTACTTCTATCGCTGCGAGGGCTACCATGGCTGA
- the lipB gene encoding lipoyl(octanoyl) transferase LipB, with protein MPELRVHYLGRRDYASVWQSMRDYTDARDAASPDEFWIVEHPPVFTQGQAGRPEHLLDPGDIPVVQSDRGGQVTYHGLGQVVVYTLLDLRRLRFGVRVLVENLELAVVDLLAGYGVEAAGRRDAPGVYVGGRKIAALGLRVRHGCTYHGLALNVDLDPAPFARINPCGYQGLEVARLADFGIELDVWAAGHALSERLARRLGYTAPSAITDIGTEYGT; from the coding sequence GTGCCCGAACTGCGCGTGCACTACCTGGGGCGGCGCGACTATGCCTCCGTGTGGCAGTCGATGCGCGACTACACCGACGCCCGCGATGCCGCGAGTCCCGACGAATTCTGGATCGTCGAGCACCCGCCGGTGTTCACTCAGGGGCAGGCCGGCCGTCCCGAGCACCTGCTCGACCCGGGCGACATCCCGGTGGTGCAGAGCGACCGCGGCGGTCAGGTGACCTACCACGGACTCGGGCAGGTGGTGGTCTACACCCTGCTCGACCTGCGCCGCCTGCGCTTCGGCGTGCGTGTGCTGGTGGAGAACCTGGAACTGGCGGTGGTCGACCTGCTGGCCGGCTACGGCGTGGAAGCCGCCGGTCGCCGCGACGCCCCCGGCGTCTATGTGGGTGGCCGCAAGATCGCCGCGCTCGGCCTGCGCGTGCGTCACGGCTGTACTTATCATGGGTTGGCGCTCAACGTGGACCTCGATCCCGCGCCCTTCGCGCGCATCAATCCCTGCGGTTATCAGGGGCTCGAGGTGGCCCGCTTGGCCGACTTCGGCATCGAACTCGATGTGTGGGCCGCGGGGCATGCCCTGAGCGAGCGGCTGGCCCGACGACTGGGTTACACTGCGCCCTCCGCAATCACCGACATCGGAACGGAATACGGCACATGA
- a CDS encoding YdcF family protein — MWSRTLLELLFLPPAGPLLLLGAGLLLWAMHRRHAGMALTATGFALVYACSTPAIVYPLASAWEARNPPLQAVPASAQAIVVIGGGSRPAPAYGDGDTVTLLTLQRVRYAAWLARRSHLPILVSGGRDWFGERYSEAQLMAQVLSDEFHLAAHWEDTRSRSTWGNARESAKILKPLGITRVLLVTQAWHMPRALWAFRHAGLDPVPAPVGFVNRGWAQRGILGWIPQTRALTTMAEVMHEVVGLFWYRLRAWRAGG; from the coding sequence GTGTGGTCTAGAACGTTGCTGGAACTGCTGTTCCTGCCGCCGGCAGGGCCCTTGTTATTGCTAGGTGCAGGACTGCTGCTGTGGGCGATGCATAGGCGACATGCGGGTATGGCGCTCACCGCGACTGGCTTCGCGCTGGTCTACGCCTGTAGTACCCCGGCCATCGTTTACCCGCTGGCATCCGCATGGGAGGCACGCAATCCTCCACTGCAGGCCGTGCCCGCATCGGCCCAGGCGATCGTGGTGATCGGCGGCGGCAGCCGCCCTGCGCCCGCCTATGGCGACGGCGACACCGTCACCCTGCTGACCCTGCAACGGGTACGCTATGCCGCCTGGTTGGCCCGACGCAGCCATCTGCCGATCCTGGTCAGTGGGGGCCGCGACTGGTTCGGCGAGCGCTACAGCGAGGCGCAATTGATGGCGCAGGTGCTATCCGACGAATTTCACCTGGCGGCGCACTGGGAGGATACCCGTAGTCGCAGCACCTGGGGCAACGCGCGCGAGAGCGCGAAGATCCTCAAGCCGCTGGGCATCACCCGCGTGCTGCTGGTGACCCAGGCCTGGCACATGCCGCGAGCCCTGTGGGCGTTCCGCCATGCCGGCCTGGATCCGGTGCCGGCTCCGGTGGGTTTCGTCAACCGCGGTTGGGCGCAACGCGGAATATTGGGGTGGATACCGCAGACGCGTGCTTTGACCACGATGGCCGAGGTGATGCACGAGGTGGTGGGGCTGTTCTGGTACCGCCTGCGCGCATGGCGCGCAGGCGGTTGA
- a CDS encoding aminoglycoside phosphotransferase family protein — MAEVAQDPRRAALADWLAEVAPGSRDLRPASGDASFRRYFRLDTDGGPRIAMDAPPAQEQLAPFLEVTARLAAAGVHVPQVHAADADLGFVLLDDLGTRHYLDALDADNVDALYGDALDALVRIAAADSAGLPDYDHALLAREMALFPDWLLDRHLGLTLDGAQRTTLDAVCEALIASALAQPQIFVHRDYHARNLMLTEEHNPGVLDYQDAVRGPLAYDLVSLVRDAYLSWPEARVRGWALAYRDRAVAAGLCAPTADDDFLRAFDLMGVQRQLKVLGIFARLWHRDGKPGYLSDLPRVLAYVEAVAPRHPETAPLAALIGQLDLRRRLQEAARPCAR, encoded by the coding sequence ATGGCTGAGGTCGCACAAGACCCGCGCCGCGCCGCGCTCGCGGACTGGCTGGCCGAAGTCGCGCCGGGGTCGCGCGATCTGCGCCCGGCCTCGGGCGACGCCAGCTTCCGCCGCTACTTCCGCCTCGACACCGACGGCGGCCCGCGCATCGCCATGGACGCGCCGCCCGCACAGGAGCAGCTCGCCCCCTTCCTCGAGGTCACCGCACGCCTGGCCGCCGCGGGCGTTCACGTGCCGCAGGTGCACGCGGCCGACGCGGACCTCGGCTTCGTCCTGCTCGATGATCTCGGCACACGCCACTACCTCGACGCGCTCGATGCGGACAACGTCGACGCCCTCTACGGCGATGCCCTCGACGCCCTCGTGCGCATCGCCGCCGCCGACAGCGCCGGGCTGCCGGACTACGACCACGCGCTCCTCGCGCGCGAGATGGCGCTGTTCCCCGACTGGCTGCTCGACCGCCACCTCGGCCTCACGCTCGATGGCGCGCAGCGCACGACCCTGGACGCCGTCTGCGAGGCGCTGATCGCGAGCGCCTTGGCGCAGCCGCAGATCTTCGTGCACCGCGACTACCACGCGCGCAACCTGATGCTCACCGAAGAACACAATCCAGGCGTGCTCGACTACCAGGACGCCGTGCGCGGACCGCTCGCCTACGACCTCGTGTCCCTGGTGCGCGATGCCTACTTGAGCTGGCCCGAAGCGCGGGTGCGCGGTTGGGCGCTGGCCTACCGCGACCGCGCCGTCGCCGCCGGACTGTGCGCGCCGACGGCGGACGACGACTTCCTGCGCGCCTTCGACCTCATGGGCGTGCAGCGCCAGCTCAAGGTGCTCGGTATCTTCGCCCGCCTGTGGCACCGCGACGGCAAGCCGGGTTATCTCAGCGACCTGCCGCGCGTGCTCGCCTACGTCGAGGCGGTCGCCCCGCGACATCCCGAGACCGCGCCGCTCGCCGCGCTGATCGGGCAACTCGACCTGCGCCGCCGGCTGCAGGAGGCCGCACGGCCATGCGCGCGATGA
- the murU gene encoding N-acetylmuramate alpha-1-phosphate uridylyltransferase MurU produces MRAMILAAGRGERMRPLTDTRPKPLLEAGGEPLIVHLLRRLIAAGYKEVVTNLAYRGDMIRAALGDGAAYGVHIAYSDEGETALETGGGLRRALPLLGDAPFLAVNADVWCDHPLYPHDPGDDLAHLVLVDNPPQHPGGDFHLQGDRVDDTGEARLTFSGIGYYRPELFAGTPDGAFPLAPLLRRAMAAGRVGGEHHRGLWLDIGTPERLTDLDAHLRATPTSGA; encoded by the coding sequence ATGCGCGCGATGATCCTCGCCGCCGGCCGCGGCGAACGCATGCGGCCGCTCACCGACACCCGCCCCAAGCCGCTGCTAGAGGCGGGCGGCGAACCGCTGATCGTGCATCTCCTGCGCCGCCTGATCGCGGCCGGCTACAAGGAGGTCGTGACCAACCTCGCCTACCGCGGCGACATGATCCGCGCAGCGCTGGGCGATGGCGCCGCCTACGGCGTGCACATCGCCTACAGCGACGAGGGCGAGACCGCGCTGGAGACCGGCGGCGGCCTGCGCCGCGCCCTGCCGCTGCTCGGCGACGCGCCGTTTCTCGCGGTCAACGCCGACGTGTGGTGCGACCACCCGCTCTACCCGCACGACCCCGGCGACGACCTCGCCCATCTGGTGCTGGTCGACAATCCGCCGCAGCATCCCGGCGGCGACTTCCATCTGCAGGGCGACCGCGTCGACGACACCGGCGAAGCCCGCCTGACCTTCTCGGGCATCGGCTACTACCGCCCCGAACTCTTCGCCGGCACCCCCGACGGCGCCTTCCCGCTCGCTCCGCTGCTGCGTCGCGCCATGGCCGCCGGTCGCGTCGGCGGAGAGCACCACCGCGGGCTGTGGCTGGACATTGGCACCCCCGAGCGACTGACCGACCTCGACGCGCACCTGCGCGCAACCCCCACTTCCGGAGCCTGA
- a CDS encoding YbeD family protein has protein sequence MSTQPPGDDAEALFEFPCSFPIKVFGPSHPEFRVRVVELIREHAPEVTDEAVRENLSRGGNYLSLTVTIEATDRAQLDAIYRALTGCELVTMAL, from the coding sequence GTGAGCACGCAACCCCCTGGCGACGACGCAGAGGCGTTGTTCGAATTTCCCTGCAGCTTCCCGATCAAGGTCTTCGGCCCGTCCCATCCCGAATTCCGCGTGCGTGTGGTCGAGCTTATCCGCGAGCACGCGCCTGAAGTGACGGACGAGGCGGTGCGCGAGAACCTCAGCCGCGGCGGCAACTACCTCAGTCTCACGGTGACCATCGAGGCCACCGACCGGGCCCAGCTCGACGCCATCTACCGCGCGCTGACCGGCTGCGAACTGGTCACCATGGCGCTGTAG
- a CDS encoding OmpA family protein, translated as MSKRTLPHALSHCRGIALGVGLLLPLSAFAGSGYPGYLTNSAGVLVRSGNGYCVHTGNWTSADAIAACDPDLMPKPKPAPVAAPKPVQAPAPAPMAPPPPPPAPKIITLNEQAAGKAHLGFNKYMITPGQEHLLDMQFKHIDPKTVERVDVTGYTDRIGSKAYNMKLSEKRAQSVAGYIEQHYMIPASKMTVTGKGPADPVVSCKGVKGKAALIKCLAPNRRVTVAISWTRQVTQPVAPQQ; from the coding sequence ATGTCGAAACGTACGCTGCCACACGCTCTGAGCCATTGCCGCGGGATTGCCCTCGGCGTCGGCCTTCTCCTCCCTCTGTCAGCCTTTGCGGGCTCCGGATACCCAGGTTACTTGACCAACAGCGCCGGGGTATTGGTGCGTTCCGGCAACGGTTACTGCGTACACACGGGCAACTGGACGTCAGCCGACGCGATCGCCGCGTGCGACCCCGATCTGATGCCGAAGCCGAAACCTGCCCCGGTTGCGGCGCCCAAACCCGTACAGGCCCCGGCACCCGCGCCGATGGCTCCGCCGCCCCCGCCTCCGGCACCCAAGATCATCACCCTGAACGAACAGGCTGCGGGCAAGGCGCATCTCGGCTTCAACAAGTACATGATCACCCCGGGACAGGAGCATCTGCTGGACATGCAGTTCAAGCATATCGACCCGAAGACGGTGGAACGTGTTGATGTTACCGGCTACACCGACCGCATCGGCAGCAAGGCGTACAACATGAAGCTGTCGGAAAAACGTGCCCAGTCGGTTGCAGGCTATATCGAGCAGCATTACATGATCCCGGCCAGCAAGATGACCGTGACCGGCAAGGGCCCCGCCGATCCCGTCGTGAGCTGCAAGGGTGTCAAGGGCAAGGCTGCACTGATCAAATGCCTGGCACCGAACCGCCGCGTGACCGTGGCGATCTCCTGGACGCGTCAGGTGACGCAACCGGTTGCACCACAGCAATAA
- a CDS encoding phosphatase PAP2 family protein → MTGVPRATVDEYPVPHTGAWGWAPPLAALLLGALIGALGANARVFEWINRLPEYTGDALWANLTMFGDTVLAFALVLPWARRRPDVVWAVFLAALPATLWVDVLKPLLHHPRPAALLPPDLVHVIGPRLLANSFPSGHTTTIFVLAGVLALSRSGAGWRTACLGFAVLIGASRSAVGAHWPLDELGGAFGGWLSAWAGVAWARRWHWGLRPWPHRSFTALLVVCALALFFYDGGYAQARPLLYLLATALLVGTAADWIQARRAG, encoded by the coding sequence GTGACAGGCGTTCCCAGAGCGACCGTAGACGAGTATCCCGTTCCGCACACCGGAGCCTGGGGCTGGGCGCCGCCGTTGGCTGCGCTGCTCCTCGGTGCGCTCATTGGCGCCCTGGGTGCCAATGCGCGAGTCTTCGAGTGGATCAATCGCCTGCCCGAATACACCGGCGACGCGTTGTGGGCCAATCTGACGATGTTCGGCGATACGGTCCTCGCCTTCGCCCTGGTGTTGCCCTGGGCGCGGCGCCGTCCGGATGTCGTGTGGGCGGTCTTTCTCGCCGCGCTGCCAGCGACGCTGTGGGTCGACGTGCTCAAGCCGCTGCTGCACCATCCGCGCCCGGCGGCGCTGCTGCCGCCGGATCTGGTGCACGTGATCGGTCCGCGGCTGCTCGCCAATTCCTTCCCTTCCGGGCACACGACCACGATCTTCGTGCTTGCCGGGGTGCTCGCGCTGTCGCGCAGCGGTGCCGGCTGGCGCACGGCCTGTCTGGGTTTTGCGGTGCTGATCGGCGCGTCGCGTTCGGCGGTGGGCGCACACTGGCCGCTCGACGAGCTGGGCGGCGCCTTCGGCGGCTGGCTCTCGGCCTGGGCCGGCGTCGCCTGGGCGCGGCGCTGGCATTGGGGGTTGCGGCCGTGGCCGCACCGCAGCTTCACCGCCCTGCTGGTCGTCTGCGCGCTGGCCCTGTTTTTCTACGATGGCGGCTATGCCCAGGCGCGACCGTTGCTGTACCTGCTCGCGACCGCCCTGCTGGTCGGTACGGCGGCCGACTGGATACAGGCAAGGCGCGCCGGCTGA